The genomic interval CGTTGGCGATGTCCTGCGGCAGGCCGAAGCGGCCCAGGGGCACGGTACTCACGAACTGCGCGCGCGTCCGCTCATCCGGCGCGAGGCGGGCCATGCCCTCGGTGCCGTCGATCGGGCCGGGAATGATGGCGTTCACGCGGATGCCGCGCAGGCCCCACTCGACGGCAAGCGTGCGGGTCAGGGCGTCCACGCCGGCCTTGGCGGCCACCACGTGCGCCTGCATGGGGACCGGCACGCCGTACGCGCTGATGGACAGCACGTTCCCACCTGGCGTGCGCAGGTGCGGTGCGGCGGCCTTGATGGTGTTGTACGTGCCGAGCAGGTCGATGTCCACGACCGTCTTGAAGCCGTTGGGGCTGATGCCGTCCACCGGGGCGGGGAAGTTCCCGGCGGCGCCGGCCAGGACGATGTCAAACGGTCCGAAGGTCTCGACGGCCTGCGCGGCGGCCGCCTGCAGGGCCGCAAAGTCACGGACGTCGGCGCTCACGCCAAGTGCCTGCCCGCCGGCGTCCCGGATGCCCTGCGCGGCGGTCTGGGCCTTGTCCAGGTTGCGGCCCAGCAGAGTGACCTTGCAGCCGTGCGCGGCGAAACTCTGCGCGATGCCCAGGTTGATGCCGCTGCCGCCGCCGGTGATCAGCGCGTGCCTGCCGGCCAGCAGGTCGGGGCGGAAGGTGCTCTCGGCCGTGCCGGGCTGGAGGGAACCGGAGGTGCGGGACTGGGTCATGGGAACTCCTTTACAGGGGACGTGAGGGTCAGGGGTGGCGGGCGCGCTGGAGCACGTGGTGGAGGCGGGAGTTACTTCAGGGCCTGGGCGAGTCCTGCGGCCGTCATGTGCCGGGCGTTCCAGGTCACGGCGTTCGCCAGGCTCTGGTCGTGGGGCAGCCGGTCGTGCAGGGTGCGTTTCGTGCCTTCGAGGGCGCGGGCCGGTAGAGCGGCGAGGTGAGTGGCGAGGGCGTGCGCACGCTCGAACAGGGCGTCCGGGGTGAGGAGCACCTCGGTGACCAGACCCCAGCGTTCTGCGGTGGGTGCGTCGATGGGCAGGGCGGTCAGGGCGAGGTGAGCGGCGCGGCCCAGGCCGATCAGGGGGGGGAGACGCTGCAGGCCGCCCAGGTCGGCGGTGATGCCGAGTTTCACTTCCGGCAGGCTGAACCGTGCGTCGGCGCTGCACAGCCGCAGGTCGCAGGCGGCGATCAGTTCCAGGCCTGCGCCGATACACCAGCCGTGCACGGCGGCAATCACGGGAATGGGAAGCGCCGCGAACGCGTCGATGGCGGCGTGCATTTCACGCACCACGGCGCTGAACGCTTCGGGATCGCCGAGGGTGGGTGCGATGATGGGCGCGCTGGCGCGGACGTCCAGACCGGCGCTGAACAGTTCCTCGCCGCGCAGGATCAGCACGCGCGCGCCGCGCAGGTCCCTCAGCGCCCGGGGAACTTCCGGCCAGAAGGTGGGGCCCATGCTGCTCTTCCTGCCAGTCAGGGTCAGGGTGGCGATCTCACCGGCGTGGGTGAGGTTCACGCTCTGAAAGGTCATGTGTTTACTGTACCCCGGAACGCTGGACTCAGTTCAATTCCCTGGGGGCCAGCTCCCGTGGGGGTCGGCGGCAGTGCCTGCCCCGGCGCGCCTCGCCCGCCTGCACTAGAATGCGGCTCCATGCCGGGTGCCGTTCGTCCCACAGCCGATCCGGAGTCCGCACCCGGGCCGGACCCGGGGGGCGTACCGCTGCGGCAGTTTCTGCTGCGCCCGTTCGTGCTGCCGTTCACGCTGCTGCTCGGGGTGGGCGTCGCCGTGCTGTACGGCGTGACCCAGAACGACGCGGCGCTGCAGCGCGTGCTGGCGTCCCAGGAACGCGCGCAGCTGATCGACATGCTCACGCAGCAGGTATCTGCCATGGAGAACGCCGAGCGCGGCTTCGTGATCACCGGACAGGACGCGTTCCTCGAGCCCTTCCTGGACGCCCAGGCCACCTTCCAGGCCACCGTGTTCGCGCTGCAGGACCTCACCGTGACCGGGCTGCAGCGCGAGAACCTCGGCCGCGTGGAGGCGGCCGTGAAACGCTGGATGGAACAGGCCGCCCAGCCGGAAATCCAGGCGCGCCGGGTTTCCGCCACCCGCGCCGCGCAGCTTGTCGGCACCGGCCAGGGCCGCGCCATCCTCGACGAGGCCCGTGAGGGGCTCCGGGTCATGACCCGCAACGAGACCATCCGCCTGAATGACGCCACGCGCGCCAGCCATTCCATGCTGGAATCCGTGCGCTGGGTAACCGTGCTGGGCCTGATCCTCAGCATCACCCTGCTGATTCTCACGGGGTACCGCGTCACCCGTACCGTTTCACGCACCCTGGGCGCCCTGAATGCCGGGGCGCAGGACATCGCCGCCGGCCAGTACGAGCGGCGCATGCCGCGCACCCCGGTGCAGGAACTCACGCGTCTGGGCGCCACCTTTGACCGCATGGCGCAGGCCGTGCAGGACCGCGAATCGGACCTCACGCGCGCCGCCCAGGCCCTGCAGACCAGCAACGCGCACCTGGAACGCAGCAACCGCGAACTCGAACAGTTCGCGTACGTCGCCAGTCATGACCTTCAGGAGCCGCTGCGCACCATCGGCAGCTACACCGAACTGCTCGCCCGGCGCTACCGCGGCCAGCTCGATGAACGCGCCGACCAGTACATTGCCTTTACCACGTCCGCTACGCACCGCATGAAGTCCCTCATTCAGGACCTCCTGGCGTACTCCCGCGTGCGGCAGGCGGCCCGCGTGACGGTGCCGGTCAACCTGACGGGGCTCGTGGAACAACTCCTGGACGACCTGCACACGCAGATCCAGGTGACCGGCGCGCAGGTGCAGGTCGGGCCGCTCCCCACCGTGAACTCGAACCCCGAACTGCTCCGCCACGCGCTGCAGAACCTGATCGGCAACGCCCTGAAGTTCACCCGGCCCGGCGAACCCGCGCACGTTCAGGTGAGCGCCACGCAGGACGGGCACCGCTGGGTGCTTCACGTGCAGGACCACGGTATCGGGATCGCTCCGGAGTACCACGAGCGGATTTTCGGCGTGTTCCAGCGCCTGCACGGCATAGACGAATACACTGGCAGCGGCATCGGGCTGGCCGTGACCCGCAGCGCCGCCGAGCAGATGGGCGGCACCCTGTGGGTGGACAGCACCCCCGGGCTGGGCAGTACATTTCACCTGGCCCTGCCCATCACGCCGGCGCCAGCCCTGGGAGGCCCCACATGACACCCACTGATAAACACGTCGAGATTCTGCTCGTCGAGGACAACCCCGCGGACGTGATGCTCACCCAGGAAGCCTTCGAGGAGGCGCACTTCCCGCACCGCCTGAACCACGCGCGTGACGGCCTCGACGCGCTGCGTTTCCTGCGCCGCGAAGGCGAACACGCCGCGGCCCCCCGCCCCGACGTGATCCTGATGGACCTGAACATGCCGCGCATGAGTGGCCTCGAACTCCTCGACCTGCTCAAGGAGGACCCGGAACTGCGCAGCATTCCGGTGATCGTCCTGACCACCAGCCGCGCTGAAAGTGACATCTGGCGCAGCTACAACCTGCATGCCAACGCCTACATCCCCAAGCCGGTGTCCATCTCGGAATTCGTGGAGGTCATTCAGACGCTGGGGAACTTCTGGTTCCACAAGGTGGCGCTGCCGTCGCCACCTCACGACCCCCGCTGAAGCCACTGTTCCGGCATCAGAACGGGGACCCGCCTGCAGGCGGGTCCCCGTTCCCCATCAGGGGTTACATCGAGGCGACGTAGTCCGAACGGCTCGCGCCGCTGTCCACGATCTCGCCGCCGTGACGGCTCACCGCGTCCATCAGCACGTCCTGCGGCACACTTTCATCCACGGCCACCACCCGGCCGCCGCTGCTCACCGTGCTGTCCATGCGGTTGTAGTACTCGTCATCCACATCGTAGTGATCACCGTAGGTTTTGCCGGTCTCATCCACACCCATTGCGCCGCCGGTGGCGCCCACTGCAGCGCCCACGCCGGAACCCAGCGCAGTCATTCCAAGAATCACAGGAAGCGCCAGGCCGCCCGTGGCGATCGTCGCGCCGGCGGCCAGGATGCCCGCTGCCGCGCCCACTGCCGCGCCCACACCCGTGCCCTTCACGGCGCCCGCACCGGCGTCTTCAGGCGTGCCGCCCACACCGTCTGCGTCCATGGTCAGGTGCCCGGGGCCGCCGGCATCTGTGGTGGCCGCAGTGGTCGTGGTGCTGGCCGACTCCGTGCGGCGCCTGAAGGTGCTGCTGCCTACCGTGGGCTGAACGACCCCCTGGGCCTGCAGATCGGCGATGAAGGCGTCAGCGGCGGTGGTGGTCGGGAAGAGGATGTGTTTCATGGCTTCCAGTGTTCGCCGCCAACCGGCGACGACCATGAGAGCGAGCGCAACGGGCATTGCGCTGTCCCTGAGCACCCACAGAGACGCTCCTCACAAAGCCGCGTCAGCCGACCTGCTGCGCCTCGAACAGCCGCGCGGGCTTCACAAGCTCATCCTGCGCGGCGACCAGCTGAATCTCCCGCGTGCCTGTCAGGTGCGTGCGTTGCAGCAGGGCGTACAGGGCGCTCATGGCCAAGCTCAGCGCCTGCGCCGCCTGACCGGCCTTCAGGTAGTGCCCGAAGAACAGCGCCGCAATGGCGTCCCCAGTTCCGTTGCGCGGCGGGTCCAGCGGCAGCAGCGGCGTGCGGCACTGCCACGCGCCGTCATCCGTGACGACCAGGGTCTCGATGCTCTGCTCCGGCGCGCCGCTGCGCACCAGGCTCGTGACCAGCACGATGCGCGGACCACCCGGACGCAGGCGCTCACGCAGCGCGCGTGCGGCGTCCAGCGCGTGCTCCAGGGTATCTACCGTCTGACCGGTCAGCAGTTCCAGTTCGAACTGGTTCGGCGTGACGATATCCGCCTCTGGGATGGCCTGCGCCCCGATCAGCTCCGGCAGTTCCGGCCGGACGAACACCCCGCGGCCCACGTCCCCCATCACCGGGTCGCAGCAGTACAGCGCCGCCGGGTTCGCCGCCCGTACGCGCCGCACCGCCCCCACCACCGCGCCCACTGTGCCCTCGCTGCCCATGTACCCGCTGAGCACGGCGTCACAGTCCGGCAGGACCCCGCGGGCCTCAATGCCGTCAATGAGTTCTGCCACGAGCTCCGGCGGAAACACCGCGCCCGTCCAGGCGCCGTACCCGGTGTGATTGCTGAACTGCACGGTCTGGATGGCCCAGACCTCAAACCCCAGGCGCTGCAGGGGAAACACTGCCGCAGCGTTCCCGACGTGCCCGTAACTCACCCACGACTGGATGCTCAGGATGTTCTGCGGCACAGTGGTGATTGGGGCACTCGGCGCGGTTTCCTTCATGCTGCGCAGCATACCCGCGTTTTCTGGCCCCCGGCGCCCTACTCGCTGCGCAGTGTCAGCGGCCCGAACGCCCTGGCCCACACGTCCGCCTTGTCGCGCGCGCCCTCCAGGTCCAGTGGCGTGGCGCCCCGCACGCTCAGACGCCAGCCTTCCCCGCGCCGGTCCAGGCCCGTCACGCGCGTGCTCCCCGCATGAGAGCGGTCCAGGCCGTCGGCGACCCGCAGGATTCCCGTCAGGCGCGTGACGAGCGCCTGATCCGCGCCGCTGAGGGCCATGAACTCCGGATGCGACGCCTTCGGCGGACTCTTGCGGTGATACCGGGCAAGCAGCGCGATCAGTTCAATCTCACGCGGGGTGAACCCCCGCAGTTCCGCGTGGCGGATCAGGTACGCGCTGTGCTTGTGGTGCGCGCTCTGCGCCACGATCTGCCCCACCTCGTGCAGCGCGCCCGCCGCGGTCAGCAGACTTTTCGCCTCGCCGTCCGCGCCCAGCGGCACACCCGCCGCCTCCAGGCGCGACAGCAGTTCGCGCGCCAGGGCCGCCACCTGCCGGGAGTGCGACAGGTTCGCCCCGAACCGCTCCGCGGTGCCCAGCACGCTGCGCTGCCGCGCACTGATCGAGGAACTGTACGCCTCAAGGCGCGTGAGTTCCTCGATGAGCATGCCTTCGCGCAGCGCTCCCTCACTCACCGTGAAGGCCGGGGCGTTCAGAACGTCCAGCGCCGCGAGCAGCGTCGCCAGGGCCGCCACGACCGTCCCGGCCCGCCGCTCCAGCCCCGGTACCCGCGCCCGCGCCGGACCTTTCAGCGCCCGCACGTGCTCCAGCAGGTCGTGCAGTTCCGCTCGGGTGCAGCGCACCCCATTCACGCCGCGCGGTCCTTCGCCCCGCCGGGCGAGGATCGCCTCGGCCGCCGCTTCCGCCGTGCCGCTGGACAGAATGACGCGCGTCCCGGCCCGCACGCGGAACCGGGCGGCGTGCGGCGCCAGGGCCGCCTGAACCGCCTGGTCCAGCGCGGCCAGTTCACGCCGGCCCGGCGTGTCTGAACGGATGAACGCCCGCGTCATCCGGATGCCGCCCAGCGGCAGGCTCAGCACGTCCTGCGGCCGCTCGGCGTCCCCCCGCACGAACTCCAGGCTGCCGCCCCCCAGGTCCAGCAGCACGTTGTCCTCGCCGAGCTCCACCGAGTGCGCCGCGCCCAGGTACGTCAGTGTGCCCTCACGCTCCCCGCTGATGATCGCCGGGTACACCCCGGTGCGCGAAAGCATCCGTGCGGCGACGGCCTCGCCGTTCGGCGCTTCCCGCAGGGCGCTCGTGGCGTACACGTGAACCTCGGCCACACCGGCGCCGGACGCCAGGGCCCGGAAGCGCGTCAGTGCCGATGCCAGCCGGTCCTCGCCCTCCGGGGTCAGGTTGCCCGCGTCGTCCAGGCATTCGCCCAGACGCGTGCGGTCCTTCAGGGCGTCCAGCACCCGGTACCCGCCCGCGTTGCCGCGCGCCGCCTCGGCAATCAGCAGGTGACTGGAGTTCGTGCCGACATCCGCAACCGCGACCCTCATGCCCGGCAGCCTAGCGCGGCGAGGCTCGGGAGCCTCGCCGCCGGCGGTCAGACGAAGGCCTTCATGCGACAGGCGCGCCGCCCGGCCGGTTCAGCGTTTCAGCTGCCACTCCGTGAAGGTGCTCCACGGCGCGAAGCCCAGCGCCACGTTGATGCCCAGCATCGCAGCGTTCTCGTTGGCGTTGCTCGTCTGCACCCAGCGCGCGCCAGGGCAGCTGTCCAGCACGTGCTGCAGCATGGCGGCCTTGACCCACTTGCCCAGGCCCTGGCCGCGCGCCTCAGGCCGCACGGCGGTGGCCCCCTGATACACCAGCGCGGCCCGCTCGATCTGCCAGAACACCTCGGTGTACGAGTCCAGGCGGCCGCTGCGGGTGTCCTCCACGGCCATCATGAAGCGCGTCTCGCCCTCCTCCTCAATCATGGCCTCCCACGCGCGGATCATCTCAGGCGTGATCGTCCAGTCCTGCTGCTCCAGTTCACCCCGGGGCGCGGTGTTCATGACCATCATCATGTCCGCCACCCGCTCCAGGTGCCCGTCGGGCACGCGGGTCCACAGGTGCAGGCGGTAAGGGTCCCCCTCCGGGCGGGCCTGCCAGCGGGTCAGCAGGTCGTGATCGAGCGCCGCGAGGTCCAGGCGGCTCTGGCGCATCGGCAGCGCCGGCTGCGCGCCCAGGTGCTGCGCGAACATCTCCCCGGCCGGCACGCGGCTGGTCGTGCCGGCGGTCAGCGTGTGGCGGCCGGCCTCGCTGGCGCGCGCCATCAGGAACGCGGCAAGGGCGCGGCCCAGGCCGTGGCGGCGCGCAGCGGGGTGCACGTTGACGCGCAGGTGCGCCATGTGCGTGTTCTGCTCCACGTCGTACGCCAGGCAGCCCCACGCCAGCGCCCGTTCGCCGTCCCACACCACGGCGTGCTCCCGGCGTTCGGTCGGCAGCGCGTGCGTGAGGCCCAGCGCTTCGCGTTCAGGCAGCACGGCGGGGTCGTCCGGGAAGGCGAAGGCGAAACAGTCGGCGAGCAGCTGACCCACCGCCAGGCGCTGCTCGGAAGGGGCGTCGAGAGGCGCAAACGGGCTGACCGGCACAGGGGAGACGGGCGGAACGGAAGGGGGCTGAGGCGCGGCGGCCGGGCCGGACACAGAGGCAGTGGAGGTCATGCGAGCAGTGTGCGCCCCGCCGGTCAGGGCGACATGCGCCGGATGGCGGAGGGCCGCCTAGGCCGCTGCCCGCATGCATTCCGGTAGGCTGGGCCGGTGTTCGTGCACGCCATCGGTTTTGACGACGCGCCCTTTCACCGCGAATGGCGGGGAGATGTGCCGGTGATCGGCACGACGTACGCGCGGACCACGCTGCACGGCGTCGTCAGTGGCCGCGTGCGCCGCGACGGCCGCAACAGCACCGCGGAACTCGCGCGACTCGTGAACCTCTCCCCGGCGCACCTGCAGCTGATCCTCCTGCAGGGCATCGCCCTGGCGGGCTTCAATGTGGTCGACCTGCACGCGCTGCACGGAGCCACGGGTCGTCCGGTGCTGATCGTGGCGCGCCGTGCGCCCAACCTGGACCGGATCCGGGCGGCCCTCCTTGCCCGCGTCCCGGGCGGCGCCCGCAAGTGGCGGCTGGTGCAGGCCGCCGGGCCGATGGAGGCGTGCGGGGGCGTGTTCGTGCAGCGGGCAGGCCTGACGCTCACCCAGGCGCAGGAGGCTCTGGAGGCGCTGACCGTGACGGGCCGTGTTCCGGAGCCACTGCGGGCCGCGCACCTGATCGCCCGTGGCGTCACGCGGGGGCACAGTGCCGGTGGCCGCGTGTGAAACCCGGGTGACCTCAGGGCGCGAAGCCAGGCGCCCGGCACCCCGGGCCCAGCCGAGCCTTTACGCTTCCCTGAACTCTCAAGGCTTCCATCAGGTCACGTCAGCCTGCCGTCACGCGCACTGGGCACACTGAACGCCATGAAAAGCAACCTGACCACCCTGCTGGCCCTCGGGGCCGCCGCGACCCTCAGCACTGCCGGCGCTCAGGCGAAGATCAGCGCCCAGAGCATCATCGTGAACCCCACGCAGCCTGACCTGAGCGTCAGCGTCCGCGTGAGCAAGGACACGAGCGGCAACCAGAACCCCGCCTACCGCATCGGGGAAGCCATCAGCGTGAGCGCCACCGTCAACCGTGACGCCTACGTGTACCTGTTCAACGTGAACCCCGACGGCAGCGTCGACCAGGTTCTCCCCAACCGCCTCAGCGGCGCCAACTTCGTGAAGGCGAACACCACGACCACCTTCCCCGCCGCAGACGCGAACTTCACCTACACCGTGGACGGCCCCATCGGGCAGAACAAGGTGCTGGCCCTGGCGAGCCTCACCCCGCTGAACCTTGACCAGATCAGCCAGTTCAAGACCGCTCAGGACCAGTTCGCCACTGTCAGCACCCAGGGCGGTCAGGCCGGCCTTGCCCAGGCGCTGAGCATCGTCGTGAACCCTCTGCCTCAGAACAGCTGGGTCACCGACACGGCCTTCTACACCGTGGCCGCGCAGACACCGGTAACCACGGGCAGCCTGTTCGTGGGTACGAACGTTGCCAACGCCACCGTGATCCTTAACGGTCAGCGGCTCGGCGGCGCGAACGTCACCTACAGCAACCTGCGCGCCGGCACGTACCCCGTGCGTGTCCAGGCCCCCGGATACAGTGACTACAGCACCACCGTGACCGTGCGCAGCGGCGGCACCACCAACCTGAACGTCGAGTTCGCTCAGGCGCTCGCGGCACCCGTCAGCAGTGGCAACCCGGTGCTGGACCTGATCGGGAACCTGCTCGGCGCTATTGCCGGGACCACCATTCAGGACCCCGCGCGCAGCGCCTTCGACCAGAAGGTCCGCGACCTGCAGGCCCAGGGGTACGTGCTGCAGCAGACCCGCCCGACCAGCACCGGCTACAGCGGCACGCTCGTGAAGGGCGCCACGACCGCCACGCTGACCGTGGACCGCGGAGCGAACCGCACAGTGCGCGTGAACGTCAGCGAAAGCACCACCTACCAGTACTGAGCCGAGAACACAGGAGGGCCGCGCCTGCAAGCGCGGCCCTCCTTTTTATGGTCTGGTTCAGCTATGAAGCTGGGTCTGCAGGAAGGCCATCAGCCCGCGGATGTGCGCGCGGTCAAAGCGGAACTCCACGCCCGCTGCGCGGTAGAGGTCCGGTACGCTCACGGTGCTGCCCAGGCGCAGGCTGGTCGTGTAGCGGTCGAGTGCGCCCTGCGGGTCGGTCTGCGCGCCGCGCCACACCCCCACGGCCGCGAGGTAGCACATGGCGTACTCGATGTAATAGAAGGGCACCTGAAAGACGTGGTAGTACTGCCAGCCCTTGGCGCGCGCCCGCTCGTCCAGGCCGTCCCAGTTCACGAACGGGTGGAAGGTCCGGTCCAGCTCCAGCCACTTGGCGTCGAGCTGATCAACGGTGACGGTCTCGGGCGCCTCGGCGTACAGCCAGTGCTGGAAGGCGTCCATCTGCGCTGCCCACGGCAGGAACGCAATGACACCCTCCAGCTGCTTCTGCCGGTAGCGCGCGAGTTCGTCCGGGGTGAACACATGCCCCAGGTGGTCAAGCGTCAGGAACTCCATGGCCATGCTGGGAATCTCCACGAACTCGATGGGACTCCAGCGGTTCCAGACCAGGGCCTGCGCGTCGCCGCTGTAGAACCCGTGGAAGGCGTGGCCGACTTCGTGAAACAGCACGCGGAGGTCCTCAGCTGTGCCGACCACGTTCATCAGTACGAACGGTTCGTTTGTGGTGGGAAAGTACTGGCAGTACGCGTGCGTCATCTTGCCTGGGCGGGACTCGAGGTCAAGCAGGCTCCCGTCACGCATCTGCCGGAAGCGTGCGCCCAGCCCGGAATCCAGGCGGTCGAAGGCCTGCTGCGCCAGCGCCTCCAGTTCCGCGCCGGTCTGGAAGGGGACCAGCGGCGCGCGGCCCTGCGGGTCAAGGAGGTTGCTGCGGTTGTAATCCCAGGGGCGCACGTGGTCCAGCCCCAGTTCACGGGCGACGCCCTGCACCAGCGCGGCCGTCAGCGGCACCACCTCATCCCGCACGGCCTCGTGGAACGCCACGCAGTCTTCAGGGGTGTAGTCCACGCGGTCCAGCACCCGCCACTGGTAGTCACGGAAGGTGGGCTGATCGGCGTTGCGGGCCAGCTGCCAGCGCGTGGCGATCAGGTCCAGCATCACTTCATCCAGGTCGCCGGCCACGTTCAGGGCGCTGCGTGTCAGGGCGTGCCAGGCGGCCTCACGCGCAGCGCGGTCCGGACTGTCCAGGCGCTGCCGGGCCTGCGGGATGGTGAGTGTCTCGCCATTCAGGGAGAC from Deinococcus taeanensis carries:
- a CDS encoding DUF99 family protein, with the translated sequence MFVHAIGFDDAPFHREWRGDVPVIGTTYARTTLHGVVSGRVRRDGRNSTAELARLVNLSPAHLQLILLQGIALAGFNVVDLHALHGATGRPVLIVARRAPNLDRIRAALLARVPGGARKWRLVQAAGPMEACGGVFVQRAGLTLTQAQEALEALTVTGRVPEPLRAAHLIARGVTRGHSAGGRV
- a CDS encoding enoyl-CoA hydratase-related protein — its product is MTFQSVNLTHAGEIATLTLTGRKSSMGPTFWPEVPRALRDLRGARVLILRGEELFSAGLDVRASAPIIAPTLGDPEAFSAVVREMHAAIDAFAALPIPVIAAVHGWCIGAGLELIAACDLRLCSADARFSLPEVKLGITADLGGLQRLPPLIGLGRAAHLALTALPIDAPTAERWGLVTEVLLTPDALFERAHALATHLAALPARALEGTKRTLHDRLPHDQSLANAVTWNARHMTAAGLAQALK
- a CDS encoding response regulator; the encoded protein is MTPTDKHVEILLVEDNPADVMLTQEAFEEAHFPHRLNHARDGLDALRFLRREGEHAAAPRPDVILMDLNMPRMSGLELLDLLKEDPELRSIPVIVLTTSRAESDIWRSYNLHANAYIPKPVSISEFVEVIQTLGNFWFHKVALPSPPHDPR
- the pdxY gene encoding pyridoxal kinase PdxY; translated protein: MKETAPSAPITTVPQNILSIQSWVSYGHVGNAAAVFPLQRLGFEVWAIQTVQFSNHTGYGAWTGAVFPPELVAELIDGIEARGVLPDCDAVLSGYMGSEGTVGAVVGAVRRVRAANPAALYCCDPVMGDVGRGVFVRPELPELIGAQAIPEADIVTPNQFELELLTGQTVDTLEHALDAARALRERLRPGGPRIVLVTSLVRSGAPEQSIETLVVTDDGAWQCRTPLLPLDPPRNGTGDAIAALFFGHYLKAGQAAQALSLAMSALYALLQRTHLTGTREIQLVAAQDELVKPARLFEAQQVG
- a CDS encoding DUF4384 domain-containing protein, which gives rise to MKSNLTTLLALGAAATLSTAGAQAKISAQSIIVNPTQPDLSVSVRVSKDTSGNQNPAYRIGEAISVSATVNRDAYVYLFNVNPDGSVDQVLPNRLSGANFVKANTTTTFPAADANFTYTVDGPIGQNKVLALASLTPLNLDQISQFKTAQDQFATVSTQGGQAGLAQALSIVVNPLPQNSWVTDTAFYTVAAQTPVTTGSLFVGTNVANATVILNGQRLGGANVTYSNLRAGTYPVRVQAPGYSDYSTTVTVRSGGTTNLNVEFAQALAAPVSSGNPVLDLIGNLLGAIAGTTIQDPARSAFDQKVRDLQAQGYVLQQTRPTSTGYSGTLVKGATTATLTVDRGANRTVRVNVSESTTYQY
- a CDS encoding SDR family oxidoreductase, with the translated sequence MTQSRTSGSLQPGTAESTFRPDLLAGRHALITGGGSGINLGIAQSFAAHGCKVTLLGRNLDKAQTAAQGIRDAGGQALGVSADVRDFAALQAAAAQAVETFGPFDIVLAGAAGNFPAPVDGISPNGFKTVVDIDLLGTYNTIKAAAPHLRTPGGNVLSISAYGVPVPMQAHVVAAKAGVDALTRTLAVEWGLRGIRVNAIIPGPIDGTEGMARLAPDERTRAQFVSTVPLGRFGLPQDIANAALFLVSDAASYVTGVILPVDGGQNMLGGAPQYQMYQHMGLALPKQE
- a CDS encoding sensor histidine kinase encodes the protein MPGAVRPTADPESAPGPDPGGVPLRQFLLRPFVLPFTLLLGVGVAVLYGVTQNDAALQRVLASQERAQLIDMLTQQVSAMENAERGFVITGQDAFLEPFLDAQATFQATVFALQDLTVTGLQRENLGRVEAAVKRWMEQAAQPEIQARRVSATRAAQLVGTGQGRAILDEAREGLRVMTRNETIRLNDATRASHSMLESVRWVTVLGLILSITLLILTGYRVTRTVSRTLGALNAGAQDIAAGQYERRMPRTPVQELTRLGATFDRMAQAVQDRESDLTRAAQALQTSNAHLERSNRELEQFAYVASHDLQEPLRTIGSYTELLARRYRGQLDERADQYIAFTTSATHRMKSLIQDLLAYSRVRQAARVTVPVNLTGLVEQLLDDLHTQIQVTGAQVQVGPLPTVNSNPELLRHALQNLIGNALKFTRPGEPAHVQVSATQDGHRWVLHVQDHGIGIAPEYHERIFGVFQRLHGIDEYTGSGIGLAVTRSAAEQMGGTLWVDSTPGLGSTFHLALPITPAPALGGPT
- a CDS encoding Ppx/GppA phosphatase family protein — encoded protein: MRVAVADVGTNSSHLLIAEAARGNAGGYRVLDALKDRTRLGECLDDAGNLTPEGEDRLASALTRFRALASGAGVAEVHVYATSALREAPNGEAVAARMLSRTGVYPAIISGEREGTLTYLGAAHSVELGEDNVLLDLGGGSLEFVRGDAERPQDVLSLPLGGIRMTRAFIRSDTPGRRELAALDQAVQAALAPHAARFRVRAGTRVILSSGTAEAAAEAILARRGEGPRGVNGVRCTRAELHDLLEHVRALKGPARARVPGLERRAGTVVAALATLLAALDVLNAPAFTVSEGALREGMLIEELTRLEAYSSSISARQRSVLGTAERFGANLSHSRQVAALARELLSRLEAAGVPLGADGEAKSLLTAAGALHEVGQIVAQSAHHKHSAYLIRHAELRGFTPREIELIALLARYHRKSPPKASHPEFMALSGADQALVTRLTGILRVADGLDRSHAGSTRVTGLDRRGEGWRLSVRGATPLDLEGARDKADVWARAFGPLTLRSE
- a CDS encoding M3 family oligoendopeptidase, which gives rise to MTVHNLRAVEAKLAVPAPATRWETYAPRYQVLLDAPLNAGTVPAWLGEWNTLSSELAAAAARLSTHADLHTDRPEVQERFQAFVAQVMPEAKRAEQALKEKLLAVPDYVPAADFALAFRRMRDAAALFREANVTLGVTHEQQKNRHSVISGNQSVSLNGETLTIPQARQRLDSPDRAAREAAWHALTRSALNVAGDLDEVMLDLIATRWQLARNADQPTFRDYQWRVLDRVDYTPEDCVAFHEAVRDEVVPLTAALVQGVARELGLDHVRPWDYNRSNLLDPQGRAPLVPFQTGAELEALAQQAFDRLDSGLGARFRQMRDGSLLDLESRPGKMTHAYCQYFPTTNEPFVLMNVVGTAEDLRVLFHEVGHAFHGFYSGDAQALVWNRWSPIEFVEIPSMAMEFLTLDHLGHVFTPDELARYRQKQLEGVIAFLPWAAQMDAFQHWLYAEAPETVTVDQLDAKWLELDRTFHPFVNWDGLDERARAKGWQYYHVFQVPFYYIEYAMCYLAAVGVWRGAQTDPQGALDRYTTSLRLGSTVSVPDLYRAAGVEFRFDRAHIRGLMAFLQTQLHS
- a CDS encoding GNAT family N-acetyltransferase, which translates into the protein MTSTASVSGPAAAPQPPSVPPVSPVPVSPFAPLDAPSEQRLAVGQLLADCFAFAFPDDPAVLPEREALGLTHALPTERREHAVVWDGERALAWGCLAYDVEQNTHMAHLRVNVHPAARRHGLGRALAAFLMARASEAGRHTLTAGTTSRVPAGEMFAQHLGAQPALPMRQSRLDLAALDHDLLTRWQARPEGDPYRLHLWTRVPDGHLERVADMMMVMNTAPRGELEQQDWTITPEMIRAWEAMIEEEGETRFMMAVEDTRSGRLDSYTEVFWQIERAALVYQGATAVRPEARGQGLGKWVKAAMLQHVLDSCPGARWVQTSNANENAAMLGINVALGFAPWSTFTEWQLKR